A window of the Verrucomicrobiota bacterium genome harbors these coding sequences:
- a CDS encoding SPASM domain-containing protein: MAATLTAAREAARTLGRIAWSRFASGAPLILSHLVTGRCNCRCVTCLWRDPEAEELPLDEIVRLYADARRAGLLLNSIWGGEPLMRANLPQIVRASKANRLQTIVITNGWFLSERLDELGPGVDCFIVSLDAIGARHDETRRLRGLFDRACAGIVEVRRCYPRIKVIVNSVLSTLNASEAPALVRLARELGATIYLSPIDTGYRTGPEDEPSKEPLALPPDELGDVFRELLDMKRRGWPINNSAEYLRAFIGGKKSYTCCSPVLCVTVASNGDVFGCFMPGGRFGSVREKSLASILRRREVRRARRPRACSICNNADIIDASNVYRLHPGALLQYLRIYMS; the protein is encoded by the coding sequence ATGGCGGCCACACTAACAGCGGCGCGTGAGGCGGCGCGGACGTTGGGCCGGATCGCCTGGTCGCGGTTTGCGTCGGGGGCACCGCTGATCCTGTCGCACCTGGTGACGGGGCGGTGCAACTGCCGGTGCGTGACGTGCCTGTGGCGCGACCCGGAGGCCGAGGAGCTGCCGCTCGACGAGATCGTGCGCCTCTACGCCGATGCACGACGCGCGGGCCTCCTGCTCAACTCGATCTGGGGCGGCGAGCCACTCATGCGCGCCAACCTGCCGCAGATCGTGCGCGCCTCGAAGGCCAACCGCCTCCAGACGATCGTGATCACGAACGGCTGGTTCCTCTCGGAGAGACTCGACGAGCTGGGGCCGGGCGTGGACTGCTTCATCGTGTCGCTCGACGCGATCGGCGCGCGCCACGACGAGACGCGCCGGCTCCGTGGCCTCTTTGACCGGGCGTGCGCGGGCATCGTCGAGGTGCGCCGCTGCTATCCGCGCATCAAGGTGATCGTCAACTCGGTGCTGAGCACGCTCAACGCGTCCGAAGCGCCGGCGCTGGTGCGACTCGCGCGCGAGCTGGGCGCGACGATCTACCTCTCGCCCATCGACACGGGCTATCGCACCGGGCCGGAAGATGAGCCGTCGAAAGAGCCGCTCGCGCTGCCGCCCGACGAGTTGGGCGACGTGTTCCGCGAGTTGCTCGACATGAAGCGCCGCGGCTGGCCGATCAACAACTCGGCCGAGTACTTGCGCGCCTTCATCGGCGGCAAGAAATCATACACGTGCTGCTCGCCCGTCCTGTGCGTCACCGTGGCATCGAACGGCGACGTCTTCGGCTGCTTCATGCCCGGAGGCCGGTTCGGGTCGGTGCGCGAGAAGTCTCTCGCGAGCATCCTGCGCCGGCGCGAGGTGCGGCGCGCGCGCCGCCCGCGGGCGTGCTCGATCTGCAACAACGCCGACATCATCGACGCGTCGAATGTCTACCGCCTCCACCCCGGCGCGCTGCTCCAGTACTTGCGCATCTACATGAGTTGA
- a CDS encoding potassium transporter KtrB, whose amino-acid sequence MKIKKSLRGIRDFVLALEPVKLVFLGYFAYIVVGWLVLCLPFSQHGQGATALDNLFTSTSAVSTTGLATVSTSDNYSLFGEIVVLVLIQLGGLGYMTVSSFVILSRKRELSERRVNVGGSVFSLPQSFRIDKFIRSVITFTLVIEAVGAVALYAVFRANGMPNSFWSAIFHSVSSFCTAGFSLYNSSFEAFSGSFWLNVIVAILSYLGAVGFIVCIDVWRRFTNRIPSVTLTTKIILQTTLWLSIAGALFVFLTEPSIQSKAPEQRLLTAFFQAMTSLTTVGFNTIPIAAMSKATLLAVTILMVIGASPSGTGGGLKSTTFSAILSVMRSALRGERVVRFYGHPIPEERVQTAVASLGFYITFLLIGTLLLALTEAGDFEGILFEAASALGTVGLSTGITPALTELGKLIIILLMFSGRLGPLTFGMALVLRPRPKLEEHDKDVAM is encoded by the coding sequence ATGAAGATCAAAAAGAGCCTTCGCGGGATACGCGACTTCGTTCTGGCTCTCGAGCCGGTCAAGCTTGTCTTCCTCGGCTATTTCGCCTACATCGTGGTCGGGTGGCTGGTGTTGTGCCTGCCGTTCTCGCAGCACGGACAGGGAGCCACGGCGCTCGACAACCTCTTCACGTCGACGTCGGCGGTCTCGACGACGGGGCTGGCCACCGTGAGCACCTCGGACAACTACAGCCTGTTCGGCGAGATCGTCGTCCTCGTGCTGATCCAGCTCGGCGGCCTGGGGTACATGACGGTGAGCTCTTTCGTCATCCTGTCGCGCAAGCGCGAACTCTCCGAGCGACGGGTCAACGTCGGTGGCTCCGTGTTCAGCCTGCCGCAGTCGTTCCGGATCGACAAGTTCATCCGGAGCGTGATCACGTTCACACTGGTGATCGAGGCGGTCGGCGCAGTCGCCCTCTACGCCGTCTTCCGCGCCAACGGGATGCCCAACTCGTTCTGGAGCGCCATCTTTCACAGCGTCTCGTCGTTCTGCACGGCCGGCTTCAGCCTCTACAACAGCAGCTTCGAGGCGTTCTCGGGCAGCTTCTGGCTCAATGTGATCGTCGCCATCCTGAGCTATCTGGGTGCCGTCGGCTTCATCGTCTGCATCGACGTCTGGCGCCGCTTCACGAACAGAATCCCGTCGGTGACGTTGACCACCAAGATCATCCTGCAGACCACCTTGTGGCTCTCGATCGCCGGCGCGCTGTTCGTGTTTCTGACCGAGCCGTCAATCCAGTCCAAAGCGCCCGAGCAGCGCCTGCTCACCGCGTTCTTCCAGGCCATGACGTCGCTGACGACCGTCGGCTTCAATACGATCCCGATCGCTGCGATGTCGAAGGCGACGCTGCTGGCCGTCACCATTCTCATGGTGATCGGCGCTTCCCCATCCGGCACCGGCGGGGGGCTCAAGTCGACCACGTTCTCGGCGATCCTAAGCGTGATGCGAAGCGCGCTGCGCGGCGAGCGCGTGGTGAGGTTCTACGGTCACCCGATCCCCGAGGAACGCGTCCAGACCGCCGTCGCCAGCCTTGGCTTCTACATCACGTTCCTGCTCATCGGCACGCTCCTGCTTGCCCTCACCGAGGCCGGTGATTTCGAAGGCATCCTGTTCGAGGCCGCCTCCGCCCTCGGCACCGTCGGCCTGAGCACGGGCATCACGCCTGCGCTGACCGAGCTCGGCAAGCTTATCATCATCCTGCTCATGTTCTCCGGCCGTCTCGGGCCGCTGACCTTCGGCATGGCCCTCGTGCTGAGGCCCCGCCCGAAACTGGAAGAACATGACAAGGATGTGGCGATGTAG
- a CDS encoding VWA domain-containing protein, whose amino-acid sequence MKRLHIYFLVIAVLISLFVHLVLINAAYQVTVKLGIFENPAAERLFSIKTVERPRHNLEQRSTVRPDDTLSFEQPGAEKGRSEADLEDRRKLLAERGLISFDASEAEIAEALRKLFEGETLDPEPVKVADAVDRSIAQEIIAIEEEMLGEHIRIPTRTVVRPGASGWATSDVYVPDEAASAGDVLDAISRAHGGAGGVVEPSDFGPKAESMIEQGGIIPTIIKPPDTSSSPLDIEASELEDVVAEPVELLRKYPPLDDLLTVRMFTYHAPGERGGEDGYFMVVIEPRRDRNEFHIIPKDIIFVVDSSSSVVPARLDRHVAGLQQCVAALNPDDRFDIVEFKTEPNRMAGGLVPVTQARLRTAKHFLDSLKSGGNTDVYSALRSLVGTRPDGSRPYMIFLVTDGRANRGVIEDRNIINEVAEINRNQAAIYSFASGTKFNEYLLDLLSYRNKGESRFERTRRDAAESLFDFYQEVRDPILLNLRFQVGTVSDAEVYPKVLPDFFLKSRITICGRYRDETEFSMQILGDVNGITKEFIFKQGFDQPDNGNEAVARRWAFQKIYSLIDRMVERGEDDATIAEIRALGDKYGIQTPYYK is encoded by the coding sequence ATGAAGCGGCTGCATATATACTTCTTAGTCATCGCCGTTCTGATCTCGCTCTTCGTCCACCTCGTCCTGATCAACGCCGCCTACCAGGTCACGGTCAAACTCGGCATCTTCGAGAATCCCGCCGCCGAGCGGCTGTTCAGCATCAAGACCGTCGAACGCCCGCGCCATAACCTCGAGCAACGCTCCACAGTCCGGCCCGACGACACCCTCTCGTTCGAGCAGCCGGGCGCGGAGAAAGGCCGCTCCGAAGCCGACCTCGAGGACCGCCGCAAGCTCCTGGCCGAGCGCGGGCTTATCTCGTTCGACGCCTCGGAAGCCGAGATCGCCGAGGCGCTCAGAAAGCTCTTCGAGGGCGAAACGCTCGACCCCGAGCCGGTCAAGGTCGCTGACGCCGTCGACCGCTCGATCGCGCAGGAGATCATCGCCATCGAGGAAGAGATGCTCGGCGAGCACATCCGCATCCCGACCCGCACCGTCGTGCGGCCCGGCGCAAGCGGCTGGGCCACGAGCGACGTCTACGTGCCCGACGAGGCCGCATCGGCCGGCGACGTGCTCGATGCAATCTCCAGGGCGCACGGCGGCGCCGGGGGGGTGGTCGAGCCCTCGGACTTCGGTCCGAAGGCCGAGAGCATGATCGAACAGGGCGGCATCATCCCGACCATCATCAAGCCGCCGGACACCTCCTCCTCGCCGCTTGACATCGAGGCGTCCGAGCTCGAGGATGTCGTTGCCGAGCCCGTCGAGCTGCTCCGCAAGTATCCGCCGCTTGACGACCTGCTCACGGTGCGCATGTTCACCTATCATGCGCCCGGCGAGCGCGGCGGGGAGGACGGCTACTTCATGGTCGTCATCGAGCCGCGCCGCGACCGCAACGAGTTCCACATCATCCCCAAGGACATCATCTTCGTTGTCGACTCGTCGAGCAGCGTCGTGCCCGCGCGGCTCGATCGCCACGTCGCCGGCCTCCAGCAGTGCGTCGCCGCGCTCAACCCAGACGACCGCTTCGACATCGTCGAGTTCAAGACCGAGCCCAACCGCATGGCCGGCGGCCTCGTGCCGGTGACCCAGGCACGGCTGCGCACGGCAAAGCACTTCCTCGACTCGCTCAAGTCGGGCGGCAACACCGACGTCTACAGCGCCCTCCGGAGCCTCGTCGGCACGCGGCCTGACGGCAGCCGGCCGTACATGATCTTCCTCGTCACCGACGGGCGCGCGAACCGCGGCGTCATCGAGGACCGCAACATCATCAACGAGGTCGCCGAGATCAACCGGAACCAGGCGGCCATCTACTCGTTTGCCAGCGGCACGAAGTTCAACGAGTACCTGCTCGACCTGCTCAGCTACCGCAACAAGGGCGAGTCACGCTTCGAGCGCACCCGCCGCGACGCGGCCGAGTCGCTCTTCGACTTCTACCAGGAGGTGCGCGACCCGATCCTCTTGAACCTGCGCTTCCAGGTCGGCACCGTGAGCGACGCCGAGGTTTACCCCAAGGTTCTGCCCGACTTCTTTCTCAAGAGCCGCATCACGATCTGCGGCCGCTACCGCGACGAAACCGAGTTCAGCATGCAGATCCTCGGCGACGTCAACGGCATCACCAAAGAGTTCATCTTCAAGCAGGGCTTCGACCAGCCCGATAACGGCAACGAGGCCGTCGCCCGCCGGTGGGCGTTCCAGAAGATCTACTCCCTCATCGACCGCATGGTCGAGCGCGGCGAGGACGACGCCACCATCGCCGAAATCCGCGCCCTCGGCGACAAGTACGGCATCCAGACGCCGTACTACAAATAG
- a CDS encoding tetratricopeptide repeat protein, producing MPHVRLIVLSLLIAALAGPLLAQDATDPSVKDDAARQDDAGTRQFDFANGLYIRGKAFYGQAAEQYQIFLRDHPDDARCDEALFRLGECYRNDGKPEEALSAYEEHAKRFAAGANAVRRELRRGQVLHELGKLNEAIAVFRALAEGDNAGAEFKEAARYRLARALFDAKQTDEALKVFNTIADDAQDRFRPYALYQLGLTHDERGEADLAVTRFGQLAKLGNDFAPEALFRVGEIEFKREQYDKAASAYRAVAEQNGKTSYGGAAAYGLVQSLLRTRKYEDAIAAHGKLKDLVPEPVRPQTDYLVGNAHYELGQYDTAFKFYETAAKAAPGSELAARAEVKMAWCRYFLKDYKGLVTAATAFLNEHPQAADADTVHYLAGEALLQLGRPQDALMHYQTIVVDFPRSGVLVETEFKIGWCLFAKKDYEEARKTFLAFADNHGADARAPEAVARAAECAVADRRMTEAAADYERLLESYPDSPLAEGALYQLGLAQVSLDEQDKAVETFLRFTEKYPKSAYASDAYYWIGSQRQKAGQLDEAVTFLTRSVETAHDEKFVERANYKLATIHHERSEFDQAAAILLAMLKKNAKADVPPKTHLWAAGYLLEQKQFADAKVLYEAFLKKFTAGAGLDEAHFGLGECLTHEKQWAAALDHYTKADVEGGSLRLLARLRSGVCLHMLSRDDKAVEVLSGLIGEENASVIESAALYWLGTVHFLQARKAKDPAKAVELYKEAQNRFQRVHILYGNAEERPECMLRVAQCLAATGQPDEAAKYYRELIEEYPDSPFAADAQKALGTDEQSPPPG from the coding sequence GTGCCGCATGTCCGTCTGATCGTGCTCAGTCTTCTGATCGCGGCCCTGGCCGGCCCGCTTCTGGCGCAAGACGCAACCGACCCAAGCGTCAAGGATGACGCCGCGCGTCAGGATGACGCGGGCACACGCCAGTTCGACTTCGCCAACGGGCTTTACATCCGCGGCAAGGCGTTCTACGGCCAGGCCGCCGAGCAGTATCAGATCTTCCTGCGCGACCACCCGGACGACGCGCGCTGCGACGAGGCGCTGTTCCGACTCGGCGAGTGCTACCGTAACGACGGCAAGCCGGAGGAGGCGCTGAGCGCCTACGAGGAACACGCGAAGCGGTTCGCCGCCGGCGCGAACGCCGTACGCCGCGAGTTGCGCCGGGGCCAGGTGCTTCACGAGCTCGGCAAGCTGAATGAAGCGATCGCCGTGTTCCGCGCGCTCGCCGAGGGCGACAACGCTGGGGCCGAGTTCAAGGAGGCGGCCCGCTACCGGCTCGCCCGCGCGCTGTTCGACGCCAAGCAGACCGACGAAGCGCTCAAGGTCTTCAACACCATCGCCGATGACGCACAGGATCGCTTCCGCCCCTACGCGCTCTATCAACTCGGCCTGACGCACGACGAGCGCGGCGAGGCCGACCTTGCCGTGACGCGCTTCGGCCAGCTCGCCAAGCTCGGCAACGACTTTGCGCCGGAGGCGCTGTTCCGCGTCGGCGAGATCGAGTTCAAGCGCGAGCAGTACGACAAGGCGGCGAGCGCCTACCGCGCCGTGGCTGAGCAGAACGGCAAGACGTCCTACGGCGGCGCGGCCGCCTACGGGCTCGTGCAGAGCCTGCTGCGCACCAGGAAGTATGAGGACGCCATCGCCGCACACGGCAAGCTCAAGGACCTCGTGCCCGAGCCGGTGCGGCCGCAGACCGACTACCTGGTCGGCAACGCCCACTACGAGCTTGGGCAGTACGACACCGCGTTCAAGTTCTACGAGACCGCCGCCAAGGCCGCGCCGGGGAGCGAGCTCGCCGCACGGGCCGAAGTCAAGATGGCCTGGTGCCGCTACTTCCTGAAGGACTACAAGGGGCTCGTCACCGCCGCTACCGCGTTCCTCAACGAGCATCCGCAGGCCGCCGACGCGGACACGGTCCACTATCTCGCCGGCGAGGCGCTGCTCCAGCTCGGACGTCCGCAGGACGCGCTCATGCATTACCAGACGATCGTCGTCGACTTCCCGCGCTCCGGCGTACTCGTCGAGACCGAGTTCAAGATCGGCTGGTGCCTCTTTGCCAAGAAGGATTACGAGGAGGCGCGCAAGACCTTCCTCGCGTTCGCCGACAACCACGGCGCCGACGCGCGCGCGCCCGAGGCGGTCGCCCGCGCCGCCGAGTGCGCCGTCGCCGACCGCCGCATGACCGAGGCAGCCGCCGACTACGAGCGACTCTTGGAGAGCTACCCCGATAGCCCGCTTGCCGAGGGCGCCCTCTACCAGCTCGGGCTGGCGCAGGTGTCGCTCGACGAGCAAGACAAGGCGGTCGAGACGTTTCTGCGCTTCACGGAGAAGTATCCGAAGTCGGCCTACGCGTCCGACGCCTACTACTGGATCGGCTCGCAACGGCAGAAGGCGGGCCAGCTCGACGAGGCCGTCACCTTCCTGACTCGGTCCGTCGAGACAGCCCATGACGAGAAATTCGTCGAGCGCGCCAACTACAAGCTCGCCACCATCCACCACGAGCGGAGTGAGTTCGACCAAGCCGCCGCTATCCTGCTCGCCATGCTCAAGAAGAATGCGAAAGCCGACGTGCCGCCCAAAACGCACCTGTGGGCCGCCGGCTACCTGCTCGAGCAGAAGCAGTTCGCCGACGCCAAGGTGCTCTACGAAGCCTTCCTCAAGAAGTTCACCGCGGGCGCCGGCCTCGACGAGGCCCACTTCGGACTCGGCGAGTGCCTCACGCACGAGAAGCAATGGGCCGCGGCCCTGGATCACTACACCAAGGCGGACGTCGAGGGCGGTTCGCTGCGGCTGCTCGCCAGGCTGCGCTCGGGCGTCTGCCTGCATATGCTCAGCAGGGACGACAAGGCGGTCGAGGTGCTCAGCGGCCTGATCGGCGAGGAGAACGCAAGCGTCATCGAATCGGCGGCCCTCTACTGGCTCGGCACGGTACACTTCTTGCAGGCCCGGAAGGCGAAGGATCCGGCGAAGGCCGTCGAGCTCTACAAGGAGGCCCAGAACCGCTTCCAGCGCGTGCATATCCTCTACGGCAACGCCGAGGAGCGGCCCGAGTGCATGCTGCGCGTGGCCCAGTGCCTCGCCGCGACAGGCCAGCCCGACGAGGCGGCAAAATACTACCGTGAGCTTATCGAGGAGTACCCCGATTCGCCCTTCGCGGCCGACGCGCAGAAGGCGCTCGGCACGGACGAGCAGTCGCCGCCGCCTGGTTGA
- a CDS encoding biopolymer transporter ExbD — MRFAGESGPIKPPFPLAAMIDILFLLMLFFMITSLYAKMESELNISLPVSKEGSPIQREPTEIIINVKPDGIYVMKQIEYDLAAFDRKLAELKALPGGLDERIIVRGDKEAKYDYIIRLLDLFKKYNIWDVSFAVAKAEETAAATVGAP, encoded by the coding sequence ATGCGATTCGCCGGCGAGTCAGGGCCGATTAAGCCGCCGTTTCCGCTGGCGGCCATGATCGACATCCTGTTCCTGCTCATGCTGTTCTTCATGATCACGAGCCTCTACGCCAAGATGGAGTCCGAGCTCAACATCAGCCTGCCTGTCTCGAAGGAAGGCAGCCCCATCCAGCGCGAGCCGACCGAGATCATCATCAACGTCAAGCCCGACGGCATCTACGTGATGAAGCAGATCGAGTACGACCTCGCCGCGTTCGACAGGAAGCTCGCCGAGCTCAAGGCGCTGCCCGGCGGACTCGACGAGCGTATCATCGTCCGCGGCGACAAAGAAGCCAAGTACGACTACATCATCCGGCTCCTCGACCTCTTCAAGAAGTACAACATCTGGGACGTCAGCTTCGCCGTGGCCAAGGCCGAGGAGACCGCCGCCGCGACCGTCGGCGCGCCGTGA
- a CDS encoding MotA/TolQ/ExbB proton channel family protein, with the protein MPRPPLPGSPIPARFLPVLICLVALALLFGARSLVAGTTDEAAPTTTTPGGTVTETPTAPADAPATGEPEGNGEPEWTLWKILQLGGWMMYILYALSVVTIALIAFHFLSLTPGNIVPAPFVAKVRDMLEKKRFSEAAMYCAQHKSVVSAVVSAGLENSSQKRVFVIEAMGSEGSRQASRLWQQISYLADISVIAPMCGLLGTVTGMLWTFRSLQSGGGVGVGQVNPTQLAGGIFQAMITTAAGLIIGILAMAFYSVFRGMVQRLIVTLEETGDRFADLISRGE; encoded by the coding sequence ATGCCCCGACCTCCCCTGCCCGGATCGCCTATACCGGCCCGTTTCCTGCCTGTCCTGATCTGCCTGGTCGCGCTGGCGTTGCTGTTCGGCGCGCGGTCGCTCGTGGCCGGCACGACCGACGAGGCCGCACCCACGACGACGACGCCCGGCGGAACCGTCACCGAGACGCCCACCGCGCCGGCCGACGCGCCCGCGACCGGGGAGCCGGAGGGCAACGGCGAACCGGAGTGGACGCTCTGGAAGATCCTCCAGCTTGGCGGCTGGATGATGTACATCCTCTACGCATTGTCGGTCGTGACGATCGCGCTGATCGCGTTCCATTTCCTGAGCCTGACGCCGGGCAACATCGTTCCCGCGCCGTTCGTGGCCAAGGTGCGCGACATGCTCGAGAAGAAGCGCTTCAGCGAGGCGGCCATGTACTGCGCCCAGCACAAGAGCGTCGTCTCGGCCGTGGTGAGCGCAGGGCTGGAGAACTCGTCGCAGAAGCGCGTGTTCGTCATCGAGGCGATGGGCAGCGAGGGTTCGCGCCAAGCCTCGCGGCTCTGGCAGCAGATCTCGTATCTGGCCGACATCTCGGTGATCGCGCCGATGTGCGGGCTGCTCGGCACGGTGACGGGCATGCTCTGGACGTTCCGCAGCCTGCAATCGGGCGGCGGCGTCGGCGTGGGCCAGGTCAACCCGACCCAGTTGGCGGGCGGCATCTTCCAGGCGATGATCACGACGGCCGCGGGGCTCATCATCGGGATTCTGGCGATGGCGTTCTACTCGGTGTTCCGCGGCATGGTGCAACGGCTCATCGTGACCCTCGAGGAGACGGGCGACCGGTTTGCCGACCTCATTTCGCGAGGTGAGTGA